The DNA sequence ACTTAGATTCTGCTGCTGTAGAAAGCCAGCAAGGTCAGTAATTGTTACCAGGCAAGGAATTGAAATACTGCTGTATATTTTGCTATTTCACGATAAAATCAGCCACTTTGCTCTTCGGGCTACTATGCCCATTTGGCTCGCTGATATTTATAACTTGCTGCTGTTAGGCGCAGAGGAGAACCCTATGTTGTTTATATGTTCCGATATTCATGGCGACCATCAAGCTTTACGGCTCACATTGGCAGCGTTTGAACATAGCGGTGCTTCCCATTTGATTTGTTTGGGTGATGTACTTAACCATGGGCCAAGAAATCCAGTACCCGAGCATTATGATCCTTTGGCGGTAGCCGCGGATTTAAATGCCATTGCTGAGCGTATCATTGCTGTAAGAGGAAACTGTGACAGCGAAGTGGACCAAGCGCTGTGTGACTTTCCGTTATTAGCAGACTATAACCAATTGTTAATGGCAAAACGTAAAGTGTTTTTGTGTCATGGCCATAACTACGGCCCAGAGAAATTACCGCCTTTGGCTGAGGGCGACATATTGGTGAGTGGCCATAGCCATATTCCGCAAGCCAGCAAAGTAAGTAAGCATTTCTTGCTCAATCCCGGGTCGGTTTCTATGCCTCGTCAATCTTGGCAAGCAAGCTATGCGCTGATCACTGAACAGCAACTACAGGTATGTCGCTTAAGTGACCACGGGGTATTGCTAAGCTGCGAGCTGCTATAATTGAAACAATAAAAAACCGCCTTAACAGCGGTTTTTTTATTGGGTTACCCACTGAATTACAAAATAGCCCAATGAAAAATCAAGCCTACATGACTGCCGTCACAGTTAGATGTACAGAAACTTTCAAGAAAAGGTGCGGTTTCTAAATCATACTTAATATGGGTGTAGC is a window from the Agarivorans sp. TSD2052 genome containing:
- the yfcE gene encoding phosphodiesterase, encoding MLFICSDIHGDHQALRLTLAAFEHSGASHLICLGDVLNHGPRNPVPEHYDPLAVAADLNAIAERIIAVRGNCDSEVDQALCDFPLLADYNQLLMAKRKVFLCHGHNYGPEKLPPLAEGDILVSGHSHIPQASKVSKHFLLNPGSVSMPRQSWQASYALITEQQLQVCRLSDHGVLLSCELL